CGTCACGAGCCCCCTCGAGCGCTGCCGTCAGACGGCCCGCGCGATCGCCGACGCCCAGCGCGCCACGCACGGCCATGTGCCCGAGACCACCGTCGAACGAGCGATCACCGAGGCCGACTACGGCGAGTGGCAGGGCCGGGAGCTCGCCGACCTCGCGGAGGAACCCCTGTGGCGCACCGTCCAGTCGAACCCGAGCGCGGTCGTGTTCCCCGGCGGGGAGTCCATGCCGACGATGCAGTCCCGCGCGGTCACGGCCGTCCGGCGCCTCGACGCCGAGGTCGAGCGGCAGCACGGGCCCGGCGCGGTCTGGGTCGCGGTGAGCCACGGTGACATCGTGAAGTCCGTGCTCGCCGACGCCTTCGGCATGCACCTCGACCTCTTCCAGCGGATCGCGGTCGGGCCCGCCTCGGTGTCGATCGTCCGCTACGGGGAGCACCGGCCCGAGGTCGTCGCGACGAACACCGAGTCGGGCGACCTGGCGTGGCTCGCGGCGGCCCCTGCCCCGAGCGGCGACGCGGCCGTCGGCGGGGGAGCGGGACACGGTTCCGCGGCCGATGCGTCGGACCGGGATCCGGGGACCGCCGCTCCCTGAACGAGCGGAGCACGACGCTCCTACAATCCAGGTATGCCCACCATCGTCCACGGCTTCGACTGGCCGGACCGCATCGTCGTCGGCACGATCGGACGCCCCGGTGAGCGTGCGTTCTACCTGCAGGCGCGGGACGGCAAGCGCGTCACGAGCGTCGCCCTCGAGAAGGAGCAGTCGGCGGTCCTCGCCGAGAAGGTCGACGAGCTCCTGGACGAGGTCGCGACGGTCGACGACAACCGCTTCAGCGTCCCGGACACCGCGCCGAAGGAGCTCTTCGACGGGGACCCGCTCGACCAGCCCGTCGAGCCGGAGTTCCGCGCCGGTGCCCTGAGCCTCGGTTTCGACCCCGCCACGGCACAGGTCGTCATCGAGGCCTACCCGATCGACGACGAGGTCGAGATCGTCGCCGAGGAGACCGGCGAGGACGGCGAGGTCGAGGCGGTCGTCGAGATCCCCGAGCCCGCGGAGCTGTTCCAGGTGAAGATCCCGGTCGGCACCGCCCGCGCCTTCGTCGAGCGCACCCGCGAGGTCGTCGCCGCCGGACGCCCACCCGGGGTGGCATGAGCGAGGTCACGATCCGCGCCCGGATCCGCGAGGCGTCCAACGCGACCTTCCTCGCCGACCTCGACGGCGAGGCCGTCGTCTACAAGCCGATCGAGGGCGAGCGCCCCCTGTGGGACTTCCCGGACGGGACGCTCGCCGGCCGGGAGGTCGCGGCGTACCTCGTCTCGGAGGCGTTCGGCTGGGGCGTCGTCCCGCCGACCTGGCTCGGCGACGGGCCGTTCGGCCCCGGCATGCTCCAGCGCTGGCAGGACGTCGACCCGGAGCAGGACGCGGTCGACATCGTCGCGCCGGACGTCGCCGAGGCGCCGGGGTCCCCGTGGCTGCCCGTCCTCGAGGCGATCGACGAGCACGAGCAGCCCGTGACGCTCGTGCACGAGGACTCCGAGCAGCTCCGACGCATGGCGGTGTTCGACGTCGTCGTGAACAACGCCGACCGCAAGGGCGGGCACGTGCTCGCGATGCCGGACGGCCACCGGTACGGCGTCGACCACGGCCTCACCTTCCACGTCGAGCACAAGCTCCGCACGGTGCTGTGGGGCTGGATCGGCGAACCCCTGACCCCCGACGAACTCGAGGGCATCGACCGGGTGTCCGCCGCGTTGAGCGGCGACCTCGGTCGTGCGCTGCGGGAACACCTCACGGGGCAGGAGGTCGACACGATCGCGGCGCGGTGCGCTGCGCTCCGCGCCGTCGGGATCTTCCCGCCGCCGCCCGGCCACGGCTCGGCCGTGCCCTGGCCACTGTTCTGAGCCGATCCCGCCCGACCGGGCCGGCCTGGCTCGATCGTGCCGTCGCGCTCCGACGCAGCGTGAGCGGGTGACGGCCTGGAGGCCCGTGGCGGCGCCGTCACGGGCCTCCAGGCCGTCAGGTGGGCGGGCTCAGAACGACCAGTCGTCGCGGCCGTACCCGCCGAAGAGGCCGCCGCCGAAGGCGCTGCCGCCGTACGCGCCACCGCCGCGTCGCGAACCGAGGTAGGAACCGACCACGGCGACGCCGAGGTCGTCGTTCTCCGGCGCCACGACCGTGCCGTCCACCCGCTTCGCCATCGCGTCGATGAACCGGGCGAGCCCCGGGTCGTCGCCGAGTCGGAAGAAGGTGGTCTGGGCGCCGAGCCGTCCGGCGTTCTCGAGCTCGCGGACGGAGAGCGCGACCGTGATCGGGTCGGGCGGGTAGTTGAACCAGACCTGCCCGTTCGGCTCCAGGTGCGACGTGGGCTCGCCGTCGGTGACGATCAGCAGCACCGGCTGTGCGGTCGGGTGCTTCCGGAAGTGCCGGTTCGCGAGGAGCAGCGCGTGGTGCAGGTTCGTGCCCTTGTCCCACATCGCGTCGAGTCCGACGAGCTGATCGATGTCCATCACCTCGGCCTCGCGGCCGAACGCGATCAGCTGCAGGTCGTCGCCGCGGAACCGGGTGGACACGAGGGTGTGCAGGGCGAGGGCGGTGCGCTTCATCGGCACCCAGCGGTCCTCCATCGCCATCGAGAAGGAGGTGTCGACGAGCAGCGCCACGCAGGCCTGCGTCCGGGCCTCGGTCTCCTGCACCTCGACGTCGTCGATCTCCAGCCGCACGCCGGGACCGGAGCGTCCGGCCGCCGCGGTGCGCACGAGGGCGTTCGTGATCGAGCGCGTGACGTCCCACGGCTCGGTGTCGCCGTACTCCCACGGGCGGGTGGCCCCGGACGGCTCACCGGACGCGCCGGAGCGGCGGAGGTCGCGCGCGCCCTGACGGCCGGACATCCGCTCGGCGACGTCCTTGAGGAGGCTCTTCCCGAGCTGCCGCATCGCCTTCGGGGTGAGTTGCAGCTGCCCGTCCGAACCGCGTCGGACGGTGCCCGAGTTGCGGAGGGCCTTCTCGAGCTGCTGCAGCGTCCGGGCGTCGACGGCCGCCTCGTCGCCGAGCTGCCGCGAGAGCGCGTCGAGGTCGAGGTCGTCGAGGTCCGAGCCGGGCCCGGTCTGCGCGAGCTGCTCGGCGAGTGCGTCGAGGTCGGCGATGTCCTGGAAGACCCCGGTGCCGTCGCCGAGCCCGAGCCCCTGGTCGCCGTCCATCCGCTCGGACCCGCCCCAGTCCTCACCGGGGCGGAGAGCGCGGAGGTTGCCGTCGAGCTGGCCCAGCTGCCCCATGAGGTCGGGGGAGCCGAAAGCCTGCTGGGCCAGGGCGTCGAGCTCGTCCCGCTGCTCCTGGGTCATCGAGTTGCGCATCCGCTGGGCGGCCGCGGCACGGGCGGCGAGGTCGTCGAGGAGCTCGTCGACGTCCTTCGGGTTCGACGGGAAGTGCTGTCCGTGCTTCGCCATGAAGTCGTCGAACTGCTCCTGCGTGTCCGTCCCGGCGCGGTGCGACTCCAGCAGTTCGTTGAGGTCGCGCATCATCTCCGAGACGGCGGCGCGGTCCTCGTCGGTGGCGTTCTCGAGCGCCTGCTTCATCCCCGCGAAGCGCTGGTCGAGGACCTCGCGGCCGAGGAGGTCCTTGATCTCCTCGTACTTCTGGCGTGCGGTCGGGCTCGTCCAGTCGTACCCGCCGAGCTCCTGCACGGCTGCGGCGGGCGACGGCGGGAGGCTGTCGAGCTGCATCTCGGCGAGGGCGCGGTCGCCGTCGTCGATGTCGACGTTGCGGGCCAGTTCGCCGCGTTCGGCGAGCACGGCCTCGTCGAGGAGCTGCTTCACCTGCTGCAGCGTGCCGTCGAGGTTGTTCCGGCTCGTGAGGTCACGGCGCCGTTCGGCCACGCGACGCATGAGGTCGTCGAGGCCTCGCTGTGTCCGACCGCCGCGGCGCAGGAACTCCCGCAGCGCACGCTCGGGCGAGGTGCCGCCCATGACGTCCTCGCCGATGGCGTCGAGCGCCTCGGACAGGTCGACCGGTGGGGCGAGCGGGTCCGGGCCGCCCTCGTACCTCCCGTAGCGGGCGTCCCGGGTGAGGCGGCGGTTCTGGCGGCTAGCCATAGACGGCCTCGCCCCCTCCCGACTCCTTGCTGATCTTCCTGGCGAGGAAGAGCCCCTCGAGCGCGAGCTCGATCGCACCGGCCCGTTCCCCGTCGTCGTTCGCCCCGAGCCGCTCGCACACCTGGTCGTACACGTCGGACTCCCCGATGGACGGCAGCCCCTCGAGGAAGTCGCGCGCGCTGACCTGCTCGCCGGTCGTGACCATCGTGCCGCCGTCGAGGGCCTCGACCAGGACGCCGAAGTCGATGCCGCGGAAGCGCTCGCGGACCGTCTCGGCCGTGGCGGTGCGGAGCAGGTGTTCGAGGACCTCGTCGGCGCGGTCTTCTTCACCGTTCTCGAACTCGATCTTGCCGCCGAGGACGTCGACGGCGGTCTCGAGGTCGATCGGGCGGGCGACCGGGTGCTCCTCGCCCTGGCGCGCCGCTCGGTGCACGGCAGCCGCGGAGACCGTCTCGGCCCCGGCGATCGCGAACCGGGCGCTGACACCGCTGCGCTGGTCGACCGCGCTCGACTGCCGGAGTGCCCGGGTGAACCTCGCGAGGATCTCGATGAGCGCGTCGGGCACGTCGGCCGTGATCGCGGCCTCCTGCTTGATGACGGCGATCTCGTCCGCGAGCTCGATCGGGTAGTGCGTGCGGATCTCGGCGCCGAAGCGGTCCTTCAGCGGGGTGATGATCCGGCCGCGGTTCGTGTAGTCCTCGGGGTTGGCGCTCGCCACGACGAGCACGTCGAGCGGCAGTCGCAGGACGTAGCCGCGGATCTGGACGTCGCGCTCCTCCATCACGTTGAGCATCGCGACCTGGATGCGCTCGGCGAGGTCGGGCAGCTCGTTGATCGCGACGATGCCGCGGTGTCCGCGCGGGACCAGGCCGAAGTGGATCGTCTCGGGGTCGCCGAGGCTGCGACCCTCCGCCACCTTCATGGGGTCGACGTCGCCGATGAGGTCGGCCACGCTCGTGTCCGGCGTCGCGAGCTTCTCGACGTAGCGGTCGTCACGGTGCCGCCACTCGATCGGCATCGCGTCGCCGAGGTCGGCCGCCCGCGAGGTGCTGGCCGTCGTGATCGGCTCGAACGGGTGCTCACCGAGCTCGGAACCGGCGATCACCGGCGTCCACTCGTCGAGCAGCCCCTGCAGGGTGCGGAGCAGTCGGGTCTTGCCCTGGCCGCGCTCGCCGAGCAGGACGACGTCGTGCCCGGCGATGAGGGCGCGTTCGAGCTGCGGGATCACGGTGGTCTCGAAGCCGTGCAGGCCGGGCCACGGGTCGCGGCCCTCACGGAGGGCCTGGAGGAGGTTGTCGCGGATCTCGGCGCGGACCGACTTCTGGACGTGACCAGAAGCGCGGAGCTCGCCGACCGTACGGATGTCAGGTCGGGTCACGTCGCCGACGTTACGCCGCGCCTCCGACACGCACCACCGGCGGTCTCGGGGCGACCAGCAAGCGGTCGGGCCCACGCCGCCGGTTCCGGGGCGACGCGCCAGCGGCGGACCGGCCGTGCCGGTGGGGAGAGGCGCGTGGCGGCGCCGCATCGCGCCTCCAGGCCGCTTGTGGGTTGTCATTGCACTTGCGATGATTGTGACTTCGGCGCCGGAGCCGGGTTCGAGTAGGGGGATCCGGCTCCGCGCCGGTCCTGCTGGACGCGTCGTCGCCGACCTGCGAACCACCTGCGCGTTCCCGGCGTAGGTTCTCCATCCGTGAGCAGCACAGTCAAGAGTCTTGTACCGGCCCGGATGGACCGGCTGCCGTGGACGCGGTTCCACTGGAGCGTCGTCGTGGGTCTCGGGGTCTCCTGGGTCCTCGACGGTCTGGAGATCCAGATCGTCTCGAACGCGGGCTTCCAGGCTGATCTCGGTCTGTCGACCCAGCAGGTGACCCTCCTGGGGACGATCTACCTGTTCGGACAGGTGATCGGGGCGCTGGTGTTCGGCCGGCTGTCCGACAAACTCGGCCGGCGGAAGCTCTTCATCCTGACGCTGGCGATCTACCTCGTCGGGTCGGGCATCGCCGGTCTCGCGCAGGACTTCTGGTTCCTGGCGGTGTTCCGCTTCGTCGCGGGTCTCGGCATCGGCGGCGAGTACGCGGCGATCAACTCGGCCATCGACGAGCTGATCCCGTCGAAGTACCGCGGGCACGTCGACATCGCCATCAACGGCACGTACTGGGGCGGAGCGGCGCTCGGAGCGTTCGCGAACATCTACCTGCTCGACACCGCGCACTTCGCCGAGAACATCGGTTGGCGCATCGGCTTCTTCCTCGGCCCGGTGCTCGGCATCGCGATCATCTTCCTCCGGCGGCACATCCCGGAGAGTCCCCGCTGGATGATGACCCACGGCAAGGAGGAGGAGGCCGAACGGACGGTCTCGGAGATCGAGGCGTCCGTCGAACGCTCCACCGGGCAGAAGCTGCCGGACGTCGACCCCTCGAAGGCCCTGACGGTGACGCCGCTCGACAACGTCCGGTTCAGCACCATCGTGAAGGTGCTGTTCCGGCAGTACCCGAAGCGGACGCTCGTCGGCGCGACGATGATGATCACGCAGGCGTTCCTCTACAACGCGATCTTCTTCACGTACGCGCTCGTCCTGACGAACTTCTTCGGGCTGAAGACCGCGCAGACGTCGGTGTACTTCTTCCCGTTCGCGGTCGGGAACCTGCTCGGCCCGCTCATCCTCGGTCGGTTCTTCGACACCTGGGGTCGGCGGCAGATGATCTTCCTGACGTACCTCGTGTCCGGTCTCGTGCTGGCGACCTCGGCGTTCCTGTTCCGCGCCGACGCGATCAGCGCCGGCGTCCAGGTCGCCTTCTGGTGCGTCTCCTTCTTCTTCGCCTCGGCCGGGGCGTCGAGCGCCTACCTGACGGTGTCGGAGATCTTCCCGCTCGAACTGCGGTCCCAGGCGATCTCGTACTTCTTCGCCCTCGCACAGATCTTCGGCGCGATCGCACCCGCGATCTACGGTGCGTTCATCGGGGACGGGACCTCGCGCGAACCGCTCTTCTGGGGCTACCTACTCGGTTCTGCGGTGATGATCGCCGGCGGTGTCATCGCGCTGATCTTCGGCGTGGACTCGGCCCGGAAGGGGCTCGAGGACATCACGCAGCCACTGTCCGTCCTCACCGGGCAGGAGGAACCCGCGAAGCGCTAGTGGAATTCTGGATGCAGAGTGTTCAGCGTTCAGACGGTGCCCGTGCCACGCTCCTCGGCATGGCACTCCTCCACAACACGACCGATGCGCTGACGATCCACGACGGCCGCCGTCCCGACCAGGACGGTGGCCGTCGTGCGTGACCCTGGCGGTGTGGAACGCAGACCAGACCGCCGTCGCATCCGGAAGCCCGACGAGCTCGCCGTCCGCCGCAGTCTGCTGCGCGACGCCGCGTTCACGATCCTGCTCGAGAACGTGTTGCTCGGCGTCTACCGCCGTGGTGAGCGGCTGCGACTCGAGCAGATCGCGGACGACCTGCAGGTCTCGCGGACACCCGTGCGTGAGGCGCTCACCCCGCTCGAATCGCTCCGCCTGGTGTCGGTGCAGCGGTACGTGGGTGTCGTCATCGCGAACTGGACCGTCGGGGAGATGTGCGAACGACTGCGGATCGCGCGGTCCATGCTCGTCGAACCCCTCGGCGGGAGCGTGGGCGTCTCCGACCGGTTCGACCGTCGACTCATCGCGGAGTGTCGGACCGAGGCCGGGTGCTTCGTCGAACTCGGGGCGTGGGTGCTCCGGCGATCGGGGGCTTCCGTGAGCGCGGACTGGCTGGAGTCGCAGTTCGCGGTGCTCGACGTCTTCTTCACGGACGACGTCTGCCTGGCGAACGGCATCGACGCCGCTGTGGACCGCCGGTACCGCGTGGAGCTGCTCGAGCGGGCTCGGTCGGCGGCGGAGCGTGATGCCGTCACGGCGTGCACGGAGGCGCTGGTCGAGCTCGCGGACGCGCTGATCGGGATGCCCGAGCGGTTCGGGGTGGCGCTGTCGGCGTGAACCTGCTGCCGGCCGAGGACCGCGGGCGACCTGAACGGGGACGCGGCGCTGGGCCGCGCCCCCGTCGAGTCGCTCCCTCCGGCGGACGCATCGCTATCGGGCGCGCGGATCCAGAAGCCGGGGGAGCGACGTCGGGTGCTGTGTCGCGACTACGGAGCGGAACTCCGGAACGTGATCGCCGCGTCTCGATGATGCTATGCACCGGGGTACGTCGCGACAACCCCTCGGTGTCCCCACTTCGGGGGACCGACTGTCGCTCGCGGCGCGCGCGGCCGTCGTGGTCCGGGTCGAGAGCGGGCTCGTCCTCCTGTATGGTGGGGGCAGCGCTCGTGAGGGCGCTTGGAGACGTCGCATAGTCAGGCCGAGTGCACCACCCTGCTAAGGTGGAGTCCCCTTTGAGGGGACCGAGGGTTCAAATCCCTCCGTCTCCGCACTCGAGGAGAGCCCCGGTCCGTCGGACCGGGGCTCTCGTCGTTCCCGGGTTTGCCGCCGTGCGCTGCCGCCGCCGTGCGTCGTCGCTCTGCATCGCGAAAGCGACGTCGAACCACCGCCGCACGTCGGTTCGATGTCGCTTTGCATCGCGAAAGCGACGTCGAACCACCGCCGCACGTCGGTTCGATGTCGCTTTCGCGGTTCGACGCCGGGCGCCTGACCCTCGCCGCCCGCCCCGTCGCTACGCGGTCGCGACCGAGCCGGTCCCGCCCGCCGCGGCCGTTGCGCGCCGGTGCCGACGAGCAGCCGCGGCCGCGACCAGGGTGAGCGCCACGGACACGACCGTGATGCCCGCGCCGGCCCAGATCGGCGACGTGTAGCCCAACCCGGCAGCGATCGTCAGACCGCCGATCCATGCCCCGAGCGCGTTCCCGAGGTTGAACGCCGCGATGTTCGCACCGCTCGCCAGGGTCGGCGCGTGATCCGCGTGCTGCATCACCCGCGTCTGCAGTGCCGGCACCGTGGCGAACCCGAACGCCCCCATGAGCACGAGGGCGACCACGGTCAGCGCCGGCGAGGTCGCGACGAGGGCGAACAGCGCGAGCACGACCGTCAGTGCGGACAGGACGACGAGGAGCGTGCCGTCGATCGACCGTGCGGCGAGCTTGCCGCCGACGAAGTTCCCGACGAACAGCCCGACGCCGAACACCACGAGCAGCCAGGGGACGGTGGAGGACGCGAAGCCGCTGACCGAGGTGAGCGTGTACGCGATGTAGGTGAACGCGCCGAACATCCCGCCGTAGCCGAGGACCGTGATCCCGAGCGACAGCCAGACCTGGCCGGAGCGGAAGGCGCCCAGCTCCCGGACGAGCGACGGCTGCTCGGCCTGCCGGACGGCCGGCACGAGGACGAGGACCCCGACGAGCGCGACGACCCCGATGCCGGCGATCGCCCAGAACGTGGCCCGCCAGCCGAGTGCCTGCCCGAGGAAGGTCCCGAACGGCACGCCGAGGACGTTCGACGCGGTGAGGCCGGTGAACATGAGGGCGACGGCGGACGCGCGGCGCTCCCGGGCGACCATGTTCGACGCGACGACGGAGCCGATGCCGAAGAACGCGCCGTGGCAGAGCGCAGCGACCACCCGACCGACCATCATCACGCCGTACGTCGGCGCGGCCGCGGACAGCGTGTTCCCGATGACGAAGAGCACGAGCAACCCGAGGAGCACCTGCTTGCGGGGGAGTCGCGTGGTGGCGGCGGTGAGGCCGAGCGCCCCGATGATCACGGCGAGGGCGTACCCGGTGACGAGCCATCCGGCGGTGGTCTCGGTCACGCCGTAGTCGGCGGCGACCTCGGGCAGCAGTCCGGTGATGACGAACTCGGTGAGTCCGATCCCGAACCCGCCGAGGGCGAGGGCGATGAGTCCCGCGGGCATGGTGGTCCTTCCGTTGTGCAGCAAGCGTGACCCGCGTACGCTGGTTGTTGCAGACGCGGGGTATCGATAGTTGCACACGCTGGGTATCCGCGCAAGCAAACACGTGTGCCCGGAGGTCCTGATGAGTGTCGACGACACGTCCACCGCTGTCCGCGCGCACGGCTGGCGGACCCTCGCCGCCCTGCACGGCCTCATCGAGACGCGGCTCGAGCGAGCACTCCGGGCCGTCGACCTGTCCGTCGTCGAGTACACGGTGCTCGATGCTCTCCGGCGACAGGACGGCTTCCACATGCGGATGCAGCAGCTCGCCCGCGCGGCCGCCCTGAGCCCGAGCGCCACGACGAGGCTCGTCAACCGGCTCGAGGACCGGGCGTTGCTCACCCGCGTGCTCTGCGCCGACGACCGTCGCGGCCTGTACACGGAGCTCACCCACGCCGGCCAGGTGCTCCTGGACGCGGCGACGCCCCTCCACGCCGCGGCGCTCGAGGAGGCGCTCGCCGAAGCGCGCGAGGTCCCGGAACTCGAGGAACTCGCGGCGTCGGTCGATCGCCTCGAGGGCGTGCGCGCCTGACGATCGCAGGTGGGTTACCCGGCCGGGAGGCACGGGTCGACCCCGCCCCGCGGGCTACGGTGATCGCATGGTGCGTCGAGGAATCACCGTGGCCGCGGTCCTGCTGGCCGGCGTCCTGCTCGCGGGCTGCTCGTCCGATCCGAGCGTCGCCGCCGGTCGGCTCGCCGTCGAGGGCTACGTCGAACCCGGGTCGGGGGCGGCGGGCCGCGTGACGGCCGCTGCGGACCGGGCGAGCACGATCGGGATCGACGGCGTGACCCTGGCGGATGACGGCGCGACGCTGCTGGACCCGCCCGACGGCACCGCTGCGCTCGCTCGGACGGCCACTCGGGCGGGTTCGTCGCCCGAGCTCCTGGTGAGCAACTTCTCGTCCGACCTCGGCGACTTCTCCCCGCAGATCGGGACTGCCCTGTTGTCCCGCGCAGCGCACCGCTCGGCCGTCGCCGCCGAACTCGCCCGACGTGCGCACGACCTCGGCGTGCGGGGCGTGCAGATCGACCTCGAGTCACTCCGTGCGCGCGACCGAGCGGGCCTCGTCGCGTTCGCGGGCGAGCTGTCCGACGCCGTGCACGACCGCCTCGGCCGGGGCGCACGGGTCTCGATCGCGGTCATGGCCTCGACGGACGCCGACGGCTACCGCGACACCGGCTACGACCTGCGCCGTCTCGTGCAGCACGTGGACCGGGTCGTGCTCATGACCTACGACCAGCACGGGCTGTGGAGTGGCCCCGGCGCGATCGGGTCGCTCCCCTGGACGGAGCGGGTCGTCCGAGTAGCCGAGGCCGAGGGGGTCCCGCGGAGCCGGATCGACCTCGGGATCGCTGGCTACGGCTACGTGTGGGGCGGCGAGCACGACGGTGAGCAGGTGACGCCCGCCCGGGCTGCGGAGCTCGCCGGGAAGGCGGCGACCTGGTCGGCCCGCGACGGCGAGTGGTCCGCGGTGCTTCGTGACGGCGTCCGTGTGCACTGGTCGGACGCGCGGTCCTACCGCGCCCGCGTGGCCCTCGCGACGACGCTGCGCCTGCACGGCGTCGCACTTTGGTCCCTGAACCTGGAGGCGCTGCCGCGCACCTGACGCGGCGCGAGTGGCCGTCGCACAACCGAAGACCGACGGCACCGCGCGCAACCGTGGTGCCGGACGACTTCGGTTGTGCGAACGCGACGAGCGCCGGCGCGGCGCGACGAGCGCCGGCGCGGCGCGACCGGCGCCGGCGCCGGCGGCGNNNNNNNNNNCCGGCGGCGCCGCGGGGACGTCAGCGGCGCGGCGGCCCCGTCGTCGCGCGGACGACCAGCGTCGGGTCGACGAGGGTCCGTGTCGGCGTCGGGGCACCGGCGGCACCCACGCCGCCGGCGATCCGCTCGACGAGCCGAACCGCGGCGAGCCGACCGACCTCCTCGTTGTGCGGGTCCACCGTCGTCAGGCGCAACAGCGGTGACGACGCGAGCGGTGTCTCGTCGTTCCCGATGACCGAGACGTCCTCCGGTACCCGGAGCCCGGCCTCCCGGACGGCGGCGATCGCGCCCATCGCCATGACGTCGTTCGCGGCGAACACCGCGGTGACCTCCGGGTGCTCGGCGAGCGCCCGCCGCGTGCCCTCGTAGCCGGTGGCCTCCGAGGTCGGACCCGAGCCGTACACGAGCGGTTCGACGCCGGAGGCGACCATCTCGGCGACGGCGGCCTCCCTGCGGACCGTTGCCGGGCCTCCCGAGCCGGTCACGTGCACGACGTGCCGGTGACCCGCGCCGACCAGGTGCGCCACCGCCAGCCGCCCGCCGGCGGACTCGTCCGACGCGACGACGTCGAGGTCCGCGGGGACGTCACCGCGCGCGCCGGCGACGACGACCGGGGTGCCGGACGGTGCGACCAGGTCGGGGAAGCCCTCGGCGGCGAGCACGACCCCGTCGACGCGGAGCGAGAGGAGGTCGTCGATGGGGGAGGACCCGAGGTGCGCGTTCGCGCGGACGTCCGCGAGGGTGAGCCGGAGCCCGTGCGGTGCGAGGGCGTCCCGGATGCCGTCGAGGAGCGGCACGAACCACGGGTTCCGGAAGTCGTCGACCACGACGCCGATCGTGCGGGTCCGGGTGCCGGCGA
This is a stretch of genomic DNA from Curtobacterium sp. 458. It encodes these proteins:
- a CDS encoding MSMEG_4193 family putative phosphomutase, with amino-acid sequence MATVLLVRHGRTTANATGLLAGRTAGVRLDEVGRRQAQRTAERIAAVPIAALVTSPLERCRQTARAIADAQRATHGHVPETTVERAITEADYGEWQGRELADLAEEPLWRTVQSNPSAVVFPGGESMPTMQSRAVTAVRRLDAEVERQHGPGAVWVAVSHGDIVKSVLADAFGMHLDLFQRIAVGPASVSIVRYGEHRPEVVATNTESGDLAWLAAAPAPSGDAAVGGGAGHGSAADASDRDPGTAAP
- a CDS encoding DUF3090 domain-containing protein yields the protein MPTIVHGFDWPDRIVVGTIGRPGERAFYLQARDGKRVTSVALEKEQSAVLAEKVDELLDEVATVDDNRFSVPDTAPKELFDGDPLDQPVEPEFRAGALSLGFDPATAQVVIEAYPIDDEVEIVAEETGEDGEVEAVVEIPEPAELFQVKIPVGTARAFVERTREVVAAGRPPGVA
- a CDS encoding SCO1664 family protein: MSEVTIRARIREASNATFLADLDGEAVVYKPIEGERPLWDFPDGTLAGREVAAYLVSEAFGWGVVPPTWLGDGPFGPGMLQRWQDVDPEQDAVDIVAPDVAEAPGSPWLPVLEAIDEHEQPVTLVHEDSEQLRRMAVFDVVVNNADRKGGHVLAMPDGHRYGVDHGLTFHVEHKLRTVLWGWIGEPLTPDELEGIDRVSAALSGDLGRALREHLTGQEVDTIAARCAALRAVGIFPPPPGHGSAVPWPLF
- a CDS encoding VWA domain-containing protein, producing the protein MASRQNRRLTRDARYGRYEGGPDPLAPPVDLSEALDAIGEDVMGGTSPERALREFLRRGGRTQRGLDDLMRRVAERRRDLTSRNNLDGTLQQVKQLLDEAVLAERGELARNVDIDDGDRALAEMQLDSLPPSPAAAVQELGGYDWTSPTARQKYEEIKDLLGREVLDQRFAGMKQALENATDEDRAAVSEMMRDLNELLESHRAGTDTQEQFDDFMAKHGQHFPSNPKDVDELLDDLAARAAAAQRMRNSMTQEQRDELDALAQQAFGSPDLMGQLGQLDGNLRALRPGEDWGGSERMDGDQGLGLGDGTGVFQDIADLDALAEQLAQTGPGSDLDDLDLDALSRQLGDEAAVDARTLQQLEKALRNSGTVRRGSDGQLQLTPKAMRQLGKSLLKDVAERMSGRQGARDLRRSGASGEPSGATRPWEYGDTEPWDVTRSITNALVRTAAAGRSGPGVRLEIDDVEVQETEARTQACVALLVDTSFSMAMEDRWVPMKRTALALHTLVSTRFRGDDLQLIAFGREAEVMDIDQLVGLDAMWDKGTNLHHALLLANRHFRKHPTAQPVLLIVTDGEPTSHLEPNGQVWFNYPPDPITVALSVRELENAGRLGAQTTFFRLGDDPGLARFIDAMAKRVDGTVVAPENDDLGVAVVGSYLGSRRGGGAYGGSAFGGGLFGGYGRDDWSF
- a CDS encoding AAA family ATPase, with product MTRPDIRTVGELRASGHVQKSVRAEIRDNLLQALREGRDPWPGLHGFETTVIPQLERALIAGHDVVLLGERGQGKTRLLRTLQGLLDEWTPVIAGSELGEHPFEPITTASTSRAADLGDAMPIEWRHRDDRYVEKLATPDTSVADLIGDVDPMKVAEGRSLGDPETIHFGLVPRGHRGIVAINELPDLAERIQVAMLNVMEERDVQIRGYVLRLPLDVLVVASANPEDYTNRGRIITPLKDRFGAEIRTHYPIELADEIAVIKQEAAITADVPDALIEILARFTRALRQSSAVDQRSGVSARFAIAGAETVSAAAVHRAARQGEEHPVARPIDLETAVDVLGGKIEFENGEEDRADEVLEHLLRTATAETVRERFRGIDFGVLVEALDGGTMVTTGEQVSARDFLEGLPSIGESDVYDQVCERLGANDDGERAGAIELALEGLFLARKISKESGGGEAVYG
- a CDS encoding MFS transporter, with protein sequence MDRLPWTRFHWSVVVGLGVSWVLDGLEIQIVSNAGFQADLGLSTQQVTLLGTIYLFGQVIGALVFGRLSDKLGRRKLFILTLAIYLVGSGIAGLAQDFWFLAVFRFVAGLGIGGEYAAINSAIDELIPSKYRGHVDIAINGTYWGGAALGAFANIYLLDTAHFAENIGWRIGFFLGPVLGIAIIFLRRHIPESPRWMMTHGKEEEAERTVSEIEASVERSTGQKLPDVDPSKALTVTPLDNVRFSTIVKVLFRQYPKRTLVGATMMITQAFLYNAIFFTYALVLTNFFGLKTAQTSVYFFPFAVGNLLGPLILGRFFDTWGRRQMIFLTYLVSGLVLATSAFLFRADAISAGVQVAFWCVSFFFASAGASSAYLTVSEIFPLELRSQAISYFFALAQIFGAIAPAIYGAFIGDGTSREPLFWGYLLGSAVMIAGGVIALIFGVDSARKGLEDITQPLSVLTGQEEPAKR
- a CDS encoding GntR family transcriptional regulator, giving the protein MERRPDRRRIRKPDELAVRRSLLRDAAFTILLENVLLGVYRRGERLRLEQIADDLQVSRTPVREALTPLESLRLVSVQRYVGVVIANWTVGEMCERLRIARSMLVEPLGGSVGVSDRFDRRLIAECRTEAGCFVELGAWVLRRSGASVSADWLESQFAVLDVFFTDDVCLANGIDAAVDRRYRVELLERARSAAERDAVTACTEALVELADALIGMPERFGVALSA
- a CDS encoding MFS transporter, which produces MPAGLIALALGGFGIGLTEFVITGLLPEVAADYGVTETTAGWLVTGYALAVIIGALGLTAATTRLPRKQVLLGLLVLFVIGNTLSAAAPTYGVMMVGRVVAALCHGAFFGIGSVVASNMVARERRASAVALMFTGLTASNVLGVPFGTFLGQALGWRATFWAIAGIGVVALVGVLVLVPAVRQAEQPSLVRELGAFRSGQVWLSLGITVLGYGGMFGAFTYIAYTLTSVSGFASSTVPWLLVVFGVGLFVGNFVGGKLAARSIDGTLLVVLSALTVVLALFALVATSPALTVVALVLMGAFGFATVPALQTRVMQHADHAPTLASGANIAAFNLGNALGAWIGGLTIAAGLGYTSPIWAGAGITVVSVALTLVAAAAARRHRRATAAAGGTGSVATA